Proteins from one Arthrobacter sp. DNA4 genomic window:
- a CDS encoding phage tail protein, whose product MPYTVDFKNVSTTGLESSPVAEALAGLRANEARYYKNKYDHDFTVTPAEDDPETLQYITNILSTERNLVIASKPLEVSSFEVDGLRMAYVFYESGLSINVMYSLEEGGKRAVGFKLSDGMEVPEELASSFKFARQKSKLAGTIRGSYFVIKGQY is encoded by the coding sequence ATGCCGTACACCGTGGATTTCAAGAACGTCTCCACCACCGGCCTGGAATCGTCACCGGTGGCGGAGGCGCTGGCGGGGCTGCGCGCGAACGAGGCGCGCTATTACAAGAACAAATACGACCACGACTTCACCGTCACTCCGGCCGAAGACGACCCGGAGACGCTGCAGTACATCACCAACATCCTGTCCACGGAGCGGAACCTGGTGATCGCGTCCAAGCCCCTTGAGGTGTCCTCCTTTGAGGTGGACGGGCTGCGGATGGCGTACGTGTTCTACGAGTCCGGGCTGTCCATCAATGTCATGTACAGCCTTGAAGAGGGCGGCAAGCGGGCCGTCGGCTTCAAGCTGTCCGACGGCATGGAGGTCCCGGAGGAACTGGCGTCCAGCTTCAAGTTTGCCCGGCAGAAGTCCAAGCTCGCCGGCACCATCCGCGGCTCCTACTTTGTTATCAAGGGCCAGTACTAG